From Malaya genurostris strain Urasoe2022 chromosome 2, Malgen_1.1, whole genome shotgun sequence:
gctacaaattacttgccagaccatagctttcttaccaaattttacgACTTCaaacgatgtctcggactggtttaacacttgcccttctcgcaccgtataatattgtggtcccggcaaggatttgtaatcgagtttcacgtaggtttcgtcgtccatgattatgcagttcaaatttccagcaagaatcgtattgtacagttttcgaaccctcggcctgatcgatgcttcttgtttcggactacgttttggttgcttctgcttcttataggttcgaagattcaagcgttctttagcacgaagaacatttgacttcgaagtgcccacttattTGGCCCCATCCCGAActtaaacctccttcttttgctcgaacgccttctgtatacgtttatccaactgatggtttgcaggaccttttttgtcgtgaatacgacttactttactatggggtgccctttcaaaatttaacttctgaaagagtgataagtttttgatcgtgaatatctcttgttgtatctaacgaatcaatttaatttttgctacatgccatcggaaatatgatcacaattttatcataaaattttcagttgtgtgacataatctcaaatagttcaaaattaaacttttctgaaatggttGGTAAAAACGAGTATcacagaggataattcataaggcgcgtttgcctttctcgtattttggaagctctaagctcagtgatctgtgaaaggatttatataatctaactaccaatagaatctaaatttttcaacttaaacgtgtatagcaaaagcattgaaatatttcaatagtacactattgaaaaacctgtctcatttgacccaacaccagccaatcagaacgcgttctgaggaagagaacaaaacatCTGCTGCTGTtcaacaaatcgtccgagaaaataaatttccgaacagtgtttaatatcgtagtgagttccacaatttggtccttctgaaaggcaggaatgaatcccgtacagcatcctgatagtttctttcaatgaaatgcaaatccaaaatgaaataatcgacactaaaattctgtatgcggctatttttattgcCGTTAGaaccacccattagtgaaaaatctacaaacgaaatcacgtaaaaagaaacctcttaacaaaaattggatcagtttggtttctatcgccactgcgagcagatgtattttgtgtcgtttgcaaaactagtttcgcttccgacaagatcgATTATGTCACAGctaccagttgtttgcattggtaaaaaaacaacgaaaaggggacaacggtggagagcatcacacaaaatcagccgttctaatggctctaaaggttttctaaagagctattaggttttcttgctcgcaaatcgaaggtaaatatcctcagtttagtgcaaatcttgaaattattgatttgttttgtgcacttttcgctgtgtgaaattcacagcaatcgagatcaagtgaagccttcttcgtttttgcgaaaaatgtgaaaaaggggaatgcttgcacaattcatacaattgatcaactaattaatattcggaagtgttaaggaacatatcagttgttttcgtattcacgaaatccagttatgtctctgacattacccacccgcctttttcgacccgttttcggttcatcctcaatggtgttatcctcaccgaacttcctgattgcatttcgcacggcttttttacgtacttcttccatttttgctattgttttcagtgacagtccgcgttctgtgtaccatttgtacacaatttttcgacgttgttctgctaaaagtccgcgcatttcgaaacaaacgaatgaaaacgaataaacaactgtacaggtggttagaaaagagtgtaaacaacaggacgcagccataaaaattgattctgaaccattgcgaaatggcagcggtttttggttgcgtccatactttctggcacAGTCTTTAATTAATACCAGGTAATGATATTCAGTGTTGTTAATGGCAGAACGGAGTGATATCCGCTTTTGACGTTCCATCGGAAGTGATGAAAACTACCACACTGAGTAAAATGAAAGCAACTTAGAGTTTCCAAAGACTAAGGCTTATGAACCAAGCAGAAACCAATCCTATATAAAGGAATGTGAATGATTTACCTAATTATTATCTATGCATGATATAGTTATTCGCTTTATGAATGTCATCAACAATCtctaaagtgaaaatattagaaTTGTGCTATATGATTTCATTATTGACAAAAATGCAAACGATGAAGGAAGTTCGGATCTGAACTATCTGATTACCTCAAGACATGAATCAATCTCGCAAATTTGTTTATTCGATCATTGAAACCAACTGTTTAAATTTACTTTGGAGAGGATGTGATTAGTTTTCAGAAGGGCGTTTGCAAAATCAACCCATGGATCGAAACAATTGTTGGTTTGTAAGATATTTAAACTGTCCGGTTTAACACCGTGTGCGGTCTAGCCCCGGTTTCCCTTATGTCATGCCAATAAATTGCTTTTAAGTACATTTTGGCTACTGAAACAATTTCGTCCGATACGAGACAAATACAAATTAAGGCGAACAGAGTCTATGCTCTTGGTTCCGCGTGTTCGTGGTTTTTCGAATATTCACACaaaaactagaagcattgcgtTGTGGATTAGGAACCGTAAAATGTGGCGCAGGCACAATTTAATTTAACAATACTTTAAAGAAAATATTGATTATTCAATTTCCTTGTAGTTTTATCTCACCAGTCATGCGTTACATGTCAAGCCCATTATAatctatcttttttttttcatcagtaGTTAACGGAAAACAGACTGAAAAAGGCTAAACAATGAAAAAGCAGAAATgaaattttgcgaaaaaatacttaaatactCGAATCTGACACATTCTCCAAATCAGAGAAAAAATACGAGATTTCAGTTACTATAGAAACGGCTTCCTTTCACACTAGTGCAATCATTTTTGCCCGTCAATACAACAACGACCTTCGCTTAGTTTTACTGCACGCAATTTAATTGCATCATATCTTATCACAACGAGAACATCTGATTCGGCACGCATGAGGTACTAGTAGCAGAAACGCGTCGTTATCTAATAAACATTTCCCGGTGCTAGACAGTCTACGTTTGGTCTTCCAACCGAGTAGATTCGTCCAGTAGTACAATGGTTTTCAGATGTAGTTGGTTATTTTTGTTAGTAATCATCACCTTAGTTTCATCCCTCTATGGTCAGGATATCGACCTCGGAGATCTGGATCTTGATCAGTTTACCAAACCACCGGGTTCATTTGTTTTCAAGTACAACCTTTTGTAACTTTTAACTAAtcgtttgatttgttttttttttgcagcatGCGAATGCAATCCAACAGGTTCCACGACCAAAAAATGCGAAGAGTTTGGAGGATATTGTGCCTGCAAGTCCAATGTGGTTGGCCGACAGTGTGACAAATGTGCCCCCGGAACGTACGGGTTCGGTCCGGAAGGCTGCAAGGCCTGCGATTGTAACAGCATCGGATCGAAGGACAACGATTGCGATTTGGTAACCGGTCAGTGCAGTTGTCATCCGAATACCTACGGGCGGGAGTGTGACCAGTGTCAGCCGGGTTTCTGGAATTTCCCGAACTGTCAGATGTGTGAGTGCAATGGACACACTCCGGTATGTAACTCCAAAACGGGTGAGTGCTCGCAGTGTCAGGACTTTACGCGCGGTTGGAGATGTGACCGGTGCATTGAGGGATACTACGGGAATCCACTGTTGGGATCAGAAATCGGATGCCGACCGTGTCGTTGTCCGGATACAATCGCTTCAGGACATTCGTACGCCAACGAATGTCTGTTGGATCCAAAGACGAACGACGTGATTTGTCTGTGCGATCAGGGCTACGCCGGTGCCAAGTGCGACGTGTGCGCGGACAATTACTTTGGTAATCCGGATCGACCGGGAGGAGTTTGTCAGCAGTGCGACTGTAGCAACAATGTCGACCTGAATCAGCCGGGCAACTGTGATGCCAAAACAGGCAAGTGCATGCAGTGTCTGTACGAAACGGAGGGTGATCACTGTGAGTTCTGTCGGGACGGTTACTACGGAAATGCGCTGCAGCAAGATTGTAGGCCGTGTGATTGCAACGTGTTGGGAACGAATCAAACGGTACAACACTGCGATCGGTCTACCGGACAGTGTCCTTGCTTGGCCAATGTGCGGGGACAGTACTGTGAGGAGTGCATTGAAAACCACTGGAAGATTGCCAGCGGAGAGGGATGTGAGCCGTGCGGTTGCGATCCGATTGGTTCCGTTAATGAGCAGTGCAATCCGGTGAGTTGGATGTTATGGGGAATGGTTGCATCAGGGGAACTTATGATTTTCTTTTATGATTTTGCAGTACGATGGTCAATGTACATGCAGACAGGGTTTTGGAGGTCGCCAATGTAATCAGTGCGAGTCAAACTTCTGGGGTAACCCGAATGTGCAGTGTAATCGTAAGTGGTTTTTATTCTCAATAGATGACGAGTTTTAAATCATTTATATTTTAGCTTGTGCATGTAATCCATACGGCTCAGCAACCAATCAGTGCAACCGTGAAACTGGTCAGTGCATTTGTAATGCCGGAATCGGTGGATACAAGTGTGATCAGTGCGCACGAGGTTACCTGGGTGAAGCGCCCTATTGCCAACCGTGTGGTGAATGCTTTGACAACTGGGAAATCATATTGGATGGGCTACGGGAGGAAACGAACCGCACGATTCAGGAGGCTAAAAATGTGAAGACACTAGGAGCTACCGGAGCGTACAAGAAGGAATTCGATTCCATGGGTAAGAAGATTGACGTCATAAACGGTTTGCTGACGAACACGATCTCCGATCGAGAGATTGAGGCGATTGACGCACGGATTGCGGACATTAGAAAACACCTGCGTGTGTCATTGAAGGCATTGGAAGAATCGGAGAAGCGACTGCAGGATACCGGCGCCAGTATCAACTATGCAAACATCGAGATTGATGATTTGAGTAAGAAGGCAGAAGAGGTCAAGCAGTTGGCGAACTATCTGAGGGAGAACGCAACCAAACTACAGGAGGGTAACATCGAGGGGGCTCTGAATTTAACTCGAGATGCCTGGAACCGAGTTACTCTGTTGGGTGAGACCAATATGGAGATTCAGGAACTCAACGACAATGCCGAAAGGCAGTGCAAGCGAACGGAGGTTCTGTTGAAAAAACAgcaggaacatttcaataacttACACGACACTAACGAAGCATCTTTCCTGAAGTACCAGGCAGAACTGGATGCTCTGAACGCGAACATACCGGACTTGAACGAACGAATTTGCGATAGGCGTGGTGATCCATGTGACGAGTTCTGCGGTGGTGCTGGGTGTGACGGCAAGTGCGGTGGATTGACCTGCGACAAGGGTGCGCTGACCCGATCGGAGAGAGCACTGTACTATGCCAAGAAAACGGAGCAAACTAGTAAGGAGAAGGAAGAATTGGCCGACGATATTTTACGATCAGTAAGAACCGGGTGGGTTGAGTTTGTGCGGGAATAATCATAGCTTTATATTTGCAGATGTCACAAGCCAAAACCAATGCATCCGAAGCTTTCAAGAAAGCTAAGCGAGCTCACGACAAGGCACAGTCACAGTACAATCAAACCCACCAGCTAATCGAGCAGGCCACGGAGGTGGTAACCGCGTTGACCGATATCATCGACAACAATACGGCATCGCCGGACAAGATCAGGGAACTGTCGGAGAAAATCAACGGCTACACACTTCAGCTGGATCCGGAACAGATACAGAAACTGGCCGAACAGATCGACGATGCTGTTTCTCATTTGGAGAATGTAGAATCGATTATTCGGAACACAGAGCACGATTTGCACCGCGTAGAACAACTGAAGGATGGCACTCTGGCTACCAAGTAGGATTACGGTTTTGGTAATATGAATTTTGAATATGATTAAGTTTCGTTTTTACAGGGATCGTGCCGAAAGAGTCCTCGAGGAGGCTATTGGAGTCACCAAGGCACTGGATGATGCGGACGAAGCACAGAAGAAAGCACGTCAGTCGATTAAGCGGGCCAACGAAGATATACAGTCGGCAAAGATTGATTTAGAAGAGGTATTCGTTACGGGAAAAAAAGTGCAGAACAAACATATTTTCTCACAACAAACATATTTTCGTGTTTTTAGATTGACAAGGAAACCGATGATGCGTACAACAGAGCTAACGTGACAGCCAACAAGGTGGATGAACTGAAGACTCGTCTGAACAAGCTGCACGTCAGCAATGTGCAGAATGAACAGGATGCTGAAGAAATTATAAAACAGGCGGAAACGGTTAAGGAATCGGCAAACACGGCGCATGATTTGGCAACACAGGTGCGGTCGATTGTCAACCTGGCTTGCGATTGTACGATAactctttttctttttgctTTCTTCAGCTCAAGGACAACTACAAAACTGCTAACGCTAGTCTCACAGCTCGATCGAATGCATCGGAGAGTGCCCGTGAACGAGCTCAGAATCTTCTGAACCGTGCTTCCAAAATCACTGTTGAAACCACCAATCAGCTTAAGAAGCTCCAGGGTAGGTTTCCTACTAAAATCCTCAcatcaaaatattcaatttccgGTATTTTTTTCCAGAGCTTTACAAAACATACGAATCGAACCAGAAGGATCTCGATTCGCTGGAGGTACAAATTCACGGCCTGACCGATCAGATCAACAACTATTTGAACAAAATCCAAAGTGATGCCGATCGTTACCGACAGTGTACGACGTAAATGAACCGTAGCAGAGTGGTAGcataaaacgaaaacaaaactaaCAAAATAAAGAATAACACTTCTAACTTCTTTTGTGTTCAAAcgacggtttttttttattcgagaaGGATTGGTGATTTTCATTGAAACTGCCTGTAGCTTAGCGTTCCATTGATAGAGTTTGTAATtcaaaaccaacaaaaaaaattaatttctatTTAGGTTTAAAGAATGATCGCAACTAATATAACGACAAAAGTCATATCGGCTAAgttttgcaattgttgtttagaCTAAATTTCGTACAATTGTTCACTGTGCCAGTGTTCTATATCACACTGACTAACAACATTCACTAAACGAGAAAGTGCCAAAAAAGTAAATCGATAGACTAAATCTGCTTCCAAGTGCTTTTGTTTTTAAACATAATGTCAACTAATAATTTACAATAGAGTACTAACGTATTATGTAGCGGAAATCTCACTCGCTAGTTTGAGCATTTGTAATCCAACCCGTTTCATAACCTAATATTGtctgtataaaaaaaaataattaaaccaattaaTGTCAAGCAAAAATGCCATTCAGTCTTACCAGTGGGTAATGTTTAGTGTTTAAGAGTGTAAGAATAAAATGTTAGTCCTAATGAACTTTATCCCAGATCAATCTAAACAATAGACAAGTTGTTTCGCGGAAAGTCGGTTAAttattgaaaagaaaaataaaccaattatTATACACGAACAAGAAAACTTTTAATATTAAGTTGAACTAGCAATACTACACCGCGAACGCGAATAGTCATAACGATTTCACTGCTATAATTGTAATTCCGGTCGTCTATATAAACGTTTTAGTATAACCACCACTATCGAGCGGTATTCTGTGCATCCGAAAGCCGTCGAAACTAGATCTGTTCTTAGAAAAGTGTTGGTAGCCCCTTCATCTCGCAGCAGCCATCATTTTTCAGAAagtaaaaatacaagattattcattcttcaaagtactccccGCCGACTGCAACACGATTATAAGAGCGCTTGATCCAACTCTCGAAACatgtttttatattcagttttcggtatggccatcagagtcatctgcgatttttccataatctcatctcgggtgctgaaacgcgttccacgaagcgatttcttgagtcgaccgaatagggaAAAGCCTCAaaaagccaaatcaggtgaattcggtggttgatgattggaatttatttcatttttaaccaAATGTTCACGAATAACaatggcattgtgtgacggtgcgttatcgtggtgcaaattACACAAGTTGTTTGCCCACAAGTTTGTTCTTTTTCAGTGTgttgcttcacgcaaacgtctcataactTCATAACTCAATCTGCCATCTCTCGAATAGTCAATTTGCGGTCTACGGTCATCCCTTCTTTGATTTTGTTGTCAGTTTTCGATGTCGATGGTttaccgcttctctcatcatcattcacagactcatgGCCACTTCTGAAACATTCGtgcactgataaacgactgttttcttctgagtagtgttgccaaatcactcttctaacatttgcacATGTTGTCGCACTATTGAAACCGTTttgaacgcaaaatttaatgcaaactcgttgaTGTAAATTTAATTCCATTTAGAAAATGGTACAAAATCGCGGACACGcgcaatcgcagatgtactcaatacagcgtaacttttacaaatgtccaggtatcaaactgaaaatttggcagaatatcaatgacaaatgtggaaaccaaaaaaaaaatctaatcgggtgactgagggcgccacacggtggtgattccgggaactttttgatcaaggtagtatcctTCCATAGTGTTCAGAGTATCTATGGTTAAAGACTTGTCCCAGTAAGTCAAAGCACGATTTGAAAATTATAGAGATTTCAGCTTTAAGGTCATTCACTTCTTCGGGCCAGagaagctttctgaccctatgtgcggggttggggatcaaACCCAGGTGGGCTTCGTGAAAGGCATCAACTAACCCTCCACactatacacagaaaaaatatgaattttacaggtgacagaattctacaaacgatacaattcacaactacttcatttttcaaatgacgcaatgttCCATTTGCACAGAATTTTAAATGCTCCGAGTATaacttgcactcggctaccaaatgccgctgtatggatatatatttatcaattattcaatgaatagatatgagctctgtggttcagtcgagtaaccgatgtgctggTGATCtattgtttctcggttcaagtctagCTGCAGCTatcgatattttatttttaattttattcaaattcaagacattacatcttataagatgtaaaatcaccagattttttcgaactgtgtacccGTCCCATAAAAAGCATAATTTTTTAGCCCATCTTATTTTTTggtattaaaaatgccttactcttcactatatggggccgggtgtcaattaaaagtttcaaaaatagtcgcgtaacctttttgtgtcataattttgaacgttaataactcggtcatttgttgatggattgttataatttaacaaccaatcgattcgggaacttttaacttaaacatgtatgatgacgtcgtttcagtatttcaatagcatactattgaaaaaatggttggaatcgacctatgttttcatccaccaatcccagctgaggaaattgacgtcattttcttgttcggcataggaggctttgcgtcatgcacaaaaaacaccgcatcgttatgcgtagtatgaagagaaatctataaatatatgctgcaaaatatttctttgtctagtcgatgcttgactgtgtatgaaacaagtagctcgtccagtgagctgatgactggattgtatatgcgttcactcgctggattgtcgcttttgcattatgtgttggtgaaatttcctgctatCAGCGCAacaccgttttcgcttgagtatcCTATATATCATTCAGTAGTGAAGAACAGAATGAGCGTTATTACCGGTTCTTTTGAAACAGCCCATGTTTTTAGTAAATCTTTGGCAATAAAAATGtcctactcttcactatacggggccaggggtcaattaaaagtttcaaaaataaccgcgtaacctttttgcgtcatattttgaacgttaataactcattcgtttgttgatggattgacataatttaacaaccaatcgattcggaaacttttaacttaaacatgtatgactacgttgtttcagtatttcaatagcatactattgaaaaaatggttagaattgacctatgttttcatccaccaatcccagctgaggaaattgacgtcattttcttgttcggcataggaggctttgcgtcatgcataaaaacaccgcatcattctgcgtagttcgaagaggaatctataaatatatgctgcaaatcatttcttgatttcagttcaTGCTtggctgtgaatgaaacaagtagctcgtccagtgaggtgatgactagattgtatatgcgttcgctcgttggattgtcgcttttgctaaatcttcactgtacgaggcaggtgtcaatttaaaaaatttacaaaaataaccgcgtaacctttttctgtcatagttTTGAGGCcttagaactcagtcatttgttgatgaatttatataatttaactaccaatcgattcaaaatcatttaacttaaacttatgcggtaacgtcatttaagtatttcaattgcattggatggaattgacctatgttttcgcgatctataaatatatgcacgaatacatttctgctttagttgaCCCATGGCTTagcttgattctccggtaactagcaggccaacttagaattatcggcgattgattattcgaacctaatttgaagcgcttgtatctctgcgatttattgataaattttcctcatttaacttgattcgaaaaagtttaaaaatgttttaatttgtcaacgggtagtttgcatattgaaatctccatttacatacgaacggtggcgcgcaaataaattcagtataaagttgtgttatgatgataatcatagataattctttttcattaaatgtggctaaatacaaagaattatctctcagcataatccctcagaccctattattaagccaaacaataatcgaagtataaagcataatattttggtctaacCTTGCTTCCCAGAATCTTgagaagggatccagactaagtgtagtgTCATTTAagggatattttccaaaaattttcaaatgtaaaaatttgttgaaggcataaaatagagtagaatcaattgttttgaaagaatctaattgtcgttTTGAT
This genomic window contains:
- the LOC131427770 gene encoding laminin subunit beta-1, translated to MAKPNNLSCIGFVINLFIFINLILSSNAQRRPFTSNRLASRPVHRVHPCEQSSCYPATGNLLIGRENRLYASSTCGTVRPERYCIVSHLEEKKCFLCDTRPETAHIPMKNHRVGQIIYKNQPGTLEQSWWQSENGKENVTIQLDLEAEFHFTHLIIVFATFRPAAMLIERSYDFGKTWHVYRYFAHNCREAFPHAPTIGKNITDVICDHRYSGVEPSKNGEVIYRVLPPMNIENPYAEHVQNMLKMTNLRINFTRLHTLGDTLLDDRQEIQEKYYYGISNMIVRGSCSCYGHASRCLPLEGVRNTIDMVHGRCECTHNTKGLNCEECEDFFNDLPWKPALGKQTNACKKCHCNNHATSCHFDQAVYEHSGRVSGGVCDNCQHNTQGYHCEECAPFFYRDPNEDIQSPYVCKPCDCDPRGSLDDGICDAIGDEESDVEAGACHCKRHVSGRRCDQCKEGFWNFNESNPDGCQSCTCNILGTVNNAGCNVYTGECICKRLVTGRDCNQCIPETYGLSETHEGCTACNCHPGGSLDNNCDVITGQCRCRPHMQGRDCAEPKQHYFIPTLHKVLEAEMPGTICDHYSSAGNCSVVIREHPHDRQPSWTGPGFIRAYEGTELKFTVDDIPKTMNYDVLVRYSPQMKGDWEDVRMTVIRPEEYDPEGPCANSPPNYDTDIHATLHEYDTTAVALHDVCLETGKTYKFIVSFKRHNPYDDNPAAQILIDSIVLVPRIEVTPIFHGSQQAEVRYKEYRDLGCNQTYYDVNYDIDARPECKDLLNTVSVFVFNGATPCECNPTGSTTKKCEEFGGYCACKSNVVGRQCDKCAPGTYGFGPEGCKACDCNSIGSKDNDCDLVTGQCSCHPNTYGRECDQCQPGFWNFPNCQMCECNGHTPVCNSKTGECSQCQDFTRGWRCDRCIEGYYGNPLLGSEIGCRPCRCPDTIASGHSYANECLLDPKTNDVICLCDQGYAGAKCDVCADNYFGNPDRPGGVCQQCDCSNNVDLNQPGNCDAKTGKCMQCLYETEGDHCEFCRDGYYGNALQQDCRPCDCNVLGTNQTVQHCDRSTGQCPCLANVRGQYCEECIENHWKIASGEGCEPCGCDPIGSVNEQCNPYDGQCTCRQGFGGRQCNQCESNFWGNPNVQCNPCACNPYGSATNQCNRETGQCICNAGIGGYKCDQCARGYLGEAPYCQPCGECFDNWEIILDGLREETNRTIQEAKNVKTLGATGAYKKEFDSMGKKIDVINGLLTNTISDREIEAIDARIADIRKHLRVSLKALEESEKRLQDTGASINYANIEIDDLSKKAEEVKQLANYLRENATKLQEGNIEGALNLTRDAWNRVTLLGETNMEIQELNDNAERQCKRTEVLLKKQQEHFNNLHDTNEASFLKYQAELDALNANIPDLNERICDRRGDPCDEFCGGAGCDGKCGGLTCDKGALTRSERALYYAKKTEQTSKEKEELADDILRSMSQAKTNASEAFKKAKRAHDKAQSQYNQTHQLIEQATEVVTALTDIIDNNTASPDKIRELSEKINGYTLQLDPEQIQKLAEQIDDAVSHLENVESIIRNTEHDLHRVEQLKDGTLATKDRAERVLEEAIGVTKALDDADEAQKKARQSIKRANEDIQSAKIDLEEIDKETDDAYNRANVTANKVDELKTRLNKLHVSNVQNEQDAEEIIKQAETVKESANTAHDLATQLKDNYKTANASLTARSNASESARERAQNLLNRASKITVETTNQLKKLQELYKTYESNQKDLDSLEVQIHGLTDQINNYLNKIQSDADRYRQCTT